The following proteins are encoded in a genomic region of Nicotiana sylvestris chromosome 4, ASM39365v2, whole genome shotgun sequence:
- the LOC104211706 gene encoding glycosyltransferase BC10-like: MFNTPFVLSFALLLSFPLLFLFAPRIFPPKHVEISIPDELDDLALFRRATLASIDRGGGAISRLGTTNPRLKIAFLFLTNTDLHFAPLWDRFFAGHDGLYNIYIHADPSSKVSPPGGRIFKGRFIAAKRTQRASPTLISAARRLMATALLDDPLNSYFALVSQHCIPLHSFNYIYNSLFTSQYRSFIQILSNESYMWDRYIARGESAMLPEVPFDRFRFGSQFFVLTRRHALVVIRDRRLWRKFRLPCLNDDSCYPEEHYFPTLLSMEDPEGCTQYTLTRVNWTESVDGHPRTYFPAEISQELIYKLRESNSTYSHMFARKFSPDCLKPLMDIADKVIFRD, from the coding sequence ATGTTTAACACGCCCTTTGTTCTATCTTTTGCACTTTTATTATCAtttcctcttcttttccttttcgccCCACGAATCTTTCCACCAAAACACGTAGAAATTTCTATTCCTGATGAACTTGATGATCTAGCGTTATTCAGGCGTGCTACCCTTGCTTCTATTGATAGGGGCGGTGGTGCCATCTCTCGTCTTGGCACCACCAACCCCCGTCTAAAGATCGCTTTTCTCTTCCTCACCAACACTGATCTTCATTTCGCTCCTCTTTGGGATCGATTCTTCGCCGGCCACGATGGCCTTTACAATATTTACATCCATGCAGATCCTTCATCCAAAGTTTCGCCACCTGGCGGGCGAATTTTCAAGGGCCGTTTCATCGCGGCCAAGAGGACTCAACGTGCATCCCCTACCCTAATATCAGCGGCTCGTCGCCTTATGGCGACGGCCCTCTTAGACGACCCGTTAAATTCCTATTTTGCCCTTGTATCACAACATTGCATCCCTTTACATTCATTCAACTATATTTACAACTCTCTCTTCACATCTCAATATCGGAGCTTCATCCAAATATTATCCAACGAGTCGTACATGTGGGACAGATACATCGCACGTGGCGAAAGTGCAATGCTACCCGAAGTACCATTCGATAGGTTTCGGTTTGGGTCTCAATTCTTTGTTCTGACGCGAAGGCATGCATTGGTAGTAATTAGGGATAGGAGGTTATGGAGGAAGTTTAGATTACCTTGTTTGAACGACGATTCGTGCTATCCTGAGGAGCATTATTTTCCTACACTTTTGTCAATGGAGGATCCTGAAGGTTGTACACAGTATACATTAACTCGTGTTAATTGGACGGAGAGTGTTGACGGACACCCGCGTACTTATTTTCCGGCGGAGATTTCGCAAGAACTTATCTATAAGCTCCGGGAATCGAATTCTACGTATTCTCATATGTTTGCAAGAAAATTCTCGCCGGATTGTTTGAAGCCGTTGATGGATATTGCAGATAAGGTCATTTTCCGGGATTAA